A single genomic interval of Streptomyces sp. NBC_00663 harbors:
- a CDS encoding lysine N(6)-hydroxylase/L-ornithine N(5)-oxygenase family protein — MSTTPVYDILGIGFGPANLALAIALEERNSPLTARFLEARPSPEWQPGMLLDGSDIQNHPSRDLVTLRNPRSRYSFLNYLHEQGRLLRHLNLPSEFPLRKEYAGYIRWAAGFFSHVVDCNQRAEGLQVVEENGERLYEVTTMSGRRYLGRTLVMGPGRTPYIPAPYDSLRGERVFHLTQYLPKLAALTAQGQPASVAVIGGSQSAVELALDLGRRFPRTRVTTYTRSHSLRQKDTSPFSEEGYFPEFTDYYFRASRDGKKALDAFMHPTNYSSADIDVLRELYLEIYEQELDGDQRLFVRGNLEAVSVAEADGRVNIDFLERNTGETVTDSVDFAVLATGFRNMGPGAHEELCPPLMAALAERFGKEADGRLEVGVDYALKPVVDGTPPLFLNGLCESSHGIGDAGSFSLLSLRAATLTDSLSAVLSSNDRSAVLAAA; from the coding sequence ACGCTTCCTGGAGGCCCGCCCGAGCCCGGAATGGCAGCCGGGCATGCTCCTGGACGGCTCCGACATCCAGAACCACCCCAGCCGTGACCTGGTGACCCTGCGCAACCCGCGCTCCCGCTACAGCTTCCTCAACTACCTGCACGAGCAGGGCCGGCTGCTGCGCCATCTGAACCTCCCCTCGGAGTTCCCGCTGCGCAAGGAGTACGCCGGGTACATCCGCTGGGCGGCCGGCTTCTTCTCCCATGTCGTCGACTGCAACCAGCGGGCCGAGGGCCTTCAGGTCGTGGAGGAGAACGGGGAGCGGCTGTACGAGGTGACGACCATGTCGGGCCGCCGCTACCTCGGTCGCACGCTGGTCATGGGTCCGGGGCGGACCCCCTACATTCCGGCGCCTTACGACTCGCTCCGTGGTGAGCGGGTGTTCCATCTGACGCAGTACCTGCCGAAGCTCGCCGCGCTGACGGCGCAGGGGCAGCCGGCGTCGGTGGCGGTCATCGGCGGCAGCCAGAGCGCGGTGGAGCTGGCGCTGGATCTGGGGCGGCGGTTCCCGCGGACGCGGGTGACCACCTATACGCGGTCGCACTCACTGCGGCAGAAGGACACCAGCCCGTTCAGCGAGGAGGGGTACTTCCCCGAGTTCACCGACTACTACTTCCGGGCCTCCCGGGACGGCAAGAAGGCGCTCGACGCGTTCATGCACCCGACGAACTACTCCTCCGCCGACATCGACGTGCTGCGGGAGCTGTACCTGGAGATCTACGAGCAGGAACTCGACGGGGACCAGCGGCTGTTCGTGCGCGGCAACCTGGAGGCCGTGTCGGTGGCCGAGGCGGACGGGCGGGTGAACATCGACTTCCTGGAGCGCAACACCGGGGAGACGGTGACCGACTCCGTGGACTTCGCCGTGCTTGCCACCGGGTTCCGGAACATGGGGCCGGGAGCGCACGAGGAGCTTTGCCCGCCGCTGATGGCTGCGCTGGCTGAGCGGTTTGGCAAGGAGGCTGACGGTCGGCTGGAGGTGGGTGTCGATTACGCCCTGAAGCCGGTGGTCGACGGTACGCCTCCGCTGTTCCTCAACGGGCTGTGCGAGTCCAGTCATGGGATTGGTGACGCCGGGTCGTTCAGCCTTCTGTCGCTTCGGGCGGCGACGTTGACGGATTCGTTGAGTGCGGTGCTTTCGAGTAACGACCGGAGCGCCGTGCTGGCTGCGGCTTGA